In Fulvia fulva chromosome 8, complete sequence, the DNA window CCCCAACGCCGACGTCGAAACCTCCGCTCAACCAGGGACATCTGGAAATTTGGCACCTCGAGGATAAGCCGTCATTGCGATACCGACCTCCAGTACATTGTTCACTCTGGCGAGCGCACGAAGGAGAAATACACTGCAGTGTAGAGACTGTGGGGAGACGGACATATGCTTCCCTCATATGTATCGTCGGCCCAACaggagaagaagatgaaCCGGCATGCGTACGCGGCCAATGGCTACCAGAAGGGAGGGAGTGGTGCATATCCCATGGGCAGCGAAAGGAGTGGGAGCTTCAGCATACGGCCGGACAAGTACGAGAAGTAAGTGGAGCGTCCCGCATGTGCGAACGAGGCGTGCCAGCAGATGCACAGCGATGCACAGGACTCAGCTCCTGTGCGCCTGATACAATGCTGCTCTGCTATACACTCCCGGTACTGACGATATCCCATCACAGATACCAACCGCGATCACAACGAACGATGCTGTTACGGCGGCGGAACATGCTATTGCGCCTGTTTGGCATCATCTTCCTCGTCCTCCTCTCCCTGATGTACTTCTTCGATGCGTTACGACCCTGCGGCCTCCTTGCGCTGGTAGGCTTAGGCAGTCTCGCCGGCTGCTCTACCGGCGACGAGTTCAACATCGAGACAGTGCGATACTACGATCTCGCGAACGTTGGAGGCACATCCCGGGGATGGGAACGAGAAGAGCGCATTCTTCTTTGCGCACCATTAAGAGATGCCGCGCCCCATCTACCGATGTTCTTTTCACACCTTCGAAATTTGACGTACCCACACAACCTCATCGATCTGGCGTTCCTGGTGGGCGACAGCAAGGATGACACTTTGACACTCCTATCGGACCTCCTAGCTGGGCTGCAGGCAAGCGCGACGGAGAACCCAAAGATGCCATTTGGTGAGATCAGTGTTATTGAGAAGGATTTCGGACAGAAGGTCAATCAAGATGTGGAGAGTCGGCACGGTTTCGCAGCACAAGCTTCAAGAAGAAAGAGCATGGCCCAAGCAAGAAATTGGCTGCTGAGTGCGGCGTTGAGACCTACGCACAGCTGGGTGTATTGGAGAGATGTGGATGTGGAGACAGCGCCATTCACGATCCTGGAAGATTTGATGAGGCATAACAAGGATGTGATAGTACCGAGTACGTATAGATCTTGCGATGAAGAGTTGGCGTTGGAGAAGTGCTGACACGGAGGACAGATGTCTGGAGACCTTTGCCTGACTGGCTCGGTGGAGAACAACCATATGATCTAAACAGCTGGCAAGAGTCCGAGACTGCTCTTGCTCTAGCCGATACTTTGGACGAGGATGCGGTCATCGTGGAAGGATATGCAGAGTACGCGACATGGCGGCCGCATTTGGCATACCTCCGAGACCCATACGGTGATCCAGACATGGAGATGGAGATCGATGGAGTGGGTGGTGTCAGTATCCTGGCAAAGGCCAAGGTCTTCCGCAGTGGTGTGCACTTCCCAGCTTTCAGCTTCGAGAAGCACGCGGAGACGGAAGGATTCGGCAAGGTAAGAGCGCTCGTGATGGGTCTGTCCAAAATGTGCTAATATGTTTGCACTACAGATGGCGAAACGAATGAAGTTCTCAGTTGTCGGGCTTCCCCACTATACGATTTGGCATTTGTACGAGCCCAGTGTGGACGACATCCGACACATGGAAGAGATGGAGCAGGAGCGGAAACAGCGTGAGCAAGAGGAGAAGGAGAAGCAAGATCGCATGAAGAAGATTGAAGAGAATTTCGAAGAGGGCGCATCGCAATGGGAGAAGGACAAGG includes these proteins:
- a CDS encoding Mannan polymerase II complex ANP1 subunit translates to MLPSYVSSAQQEKKMNRHAYAANGYQKGGSGAYPMGSERSGSFSIRPDKYEKYQPRSQRTMLLRRRNMLLRLFGIIFLVLLSLMYFFDALRPCGLLALVGLGSLAGCSTGDEFNIETVRYYDLANVGGTSRGWEREERILLCAPLRDAAPHLPMFFSHLRNLTYPHNLIDLAFLVGDSKDDTLTLLSDLLAGLQASATENPKMPFGEISVIEKDFGQKVNQDVESRHGFAAQASRRKSMAQARNWLLSAALRPTHSWVYWRDVDVETAPFTILEDLMRHNKDVIVPNVWRPLPDWLGGEQPYDLNSWQESETALALADTLDEDAVIVEGYAEYATWRPHLAYLRDPYGDPDMEMEIDGVGGVSILAKAKVFRSGVHFPAFSFEKHAETEGFGKMAKRMKFSVVGLPHYTIWHLYEPSVDDIRHMEEMEQERKQREQEEKEKQDRMKKIEENFEEGASQWEKDKEAIRDTSKKEAGNKQEEKEKAADV